One genomic segment of Scophthalmus maximus strain ysfricsl-2021 chromosome 3, ASM2237912v1, whole genome shotgun sequence includes these proteins:
- the clcn6 gene encoding H(+)/Cl(-) exchange transporter 6 isoform X2 — protein MACCGNCVCCRCCCREGEARTPEELTILGEIQEEEDEILPRKDYESLDYDRCINEPYVEVLEGTDNRKARKYEAVRWMMVFTIGVTVGLVGLFVDFFVHLFTKIKFSLVGDSVEKCSNTGCLPLSLLELLAFNMTFVFIASVLVLIEPVASGSGIPEIKSYLNGVKIPGIVRLRTFLCKATGVLFSVAGGLFVGKEGPMIHSGAIVGAGLPQFQSITFKRIKFDFPYFRSDRDKRDFVSAGAAAGVAAAFGAPIGGTLFSLEEGSSFWNQGLTWKVLFCSMSATFTLNFFRSGINFNKWGSFQLPGLLNFGEFKCPDGDKNCHLWTAVDLSIFVLMGVVGGLLGALFNCMNKCLAKYRIRHIHPKAKYIRVLESLLVSMVTTVVTFAASLLLGECRDLSSPTSHNTTLSGSEDVNSTIRQFFCSNKTYNDMATLFFNPQEVAIHQLLHQNGTFSPVTLSVFFLLYFLLACWTYGVSVPSGLFVPSLLCGAAFGRLVANILKVKLGMDVYPGTFALIGAAAFLGGVVRMTISLTVILIESTNEITYGLPIMITLMVAKWTGDFFNKGIYDIHIQLRGVPLLEWETEVEMDKLTASDIMEPNLTYVYPHTRVQSLVSILRTTVYHSFPVVTENRQNERDFMKGNILVSNNIHFKKSSVMSRAGEQRRRCQSMKSYPSSELRNVCDEQSAVVEPAEEREDLLQQMLERRHAPYPNLYPDQSPSEEWTMEERFRPLTFHGLILRSQLVNLLIRGVCYAENQSCATQPRLSYAEMTEDYPRYPDIHDLDLALLNPRMIVDVTPYMNPSPYIVSPNTRVSQVFNLFRTMGLRHLPVVNAVGEIVGIITRHNLTHEFLVAKLRQHYITF, from the exons ATGGCGTGTTGTGGGAACTGTGTTTGTTGCCGGTGTTGCTGCAGAGAAGGAGAGGCTCGGACTCCAGAAGAACTG ACAATTCTTGGGGAAAttcaagaggaagaagatgagatTCTACCGAGGAAAGACTATGAG AGCTTGGATTATGACCGGTGCATCAACGAGCCCTACGTGGAGGTTCTGGAGGGGACTGACAACAGG AAAGCCAGAAAGTACGAAGCAGTACGGTGGATGATGGTGTTCACTATTGGAGTCACAGTGGGTTTG GTGGGGCTGTTTGTGGATTTCTTTGTACATCTCTTCACCAAAATCAAATTTTCTCTGGTTGGTGATT CTGTAGAGAAGTGTAGCAACACAggctgtctccctctgtctctgctggaGCTCCTGGCATTCAACATGACGTTTGTCTTCATTGCCAGTGTGCTTGTCCTCATCGAG CCAGTTGCTTCCGGTTCTGGGATACCAGAAATTAAAAGTTACCTGAATGGCGTGAAAATCCCTGGAATTGTCCGGCTGCGAACTTTTCTGTGCAAGGCTACTGGAGTTCTGTTCAGTGTGGCTGGAG GTCTGTTTGTTGGGAAAGAAGGTCCGATGATACACAGTGGAGCCATTGTGGGAGCTGGCCTTCCTCAG TTTCAGAGCATCACCTTCAAAAGGATCAAATTTGATTTTCCCTATTTCCGCAGTGACAG GGACAAGCGTGACTTTGTGTCAGCTGGGGCTGCTGCCGGAGTAGCTGCTGCCTTCGGTGCTCCTATCGGTGGCACCCTTTTCAGTTTAGAGGAGGGCTCCTCCTTTTGGAATCAAGGCCTCACCTGGAAAGTG CTCTTCTGTTCCATGTCGGCCACTTTCACCCTCAACTTCTTCCGTTCCGGGATCAACTTTAACAAGTGGGGCTCCTTCCAGCTGCCTGGTCTGCTCAACTTTGGAGAGTTTAAG TGTCCAGATGGAGATAAGAACTGCCACCTGTGGACAGCTGTGGACCTGTCCATCTTTGTCCTGATGGGGGTGGTGGGCGGCTTGCTGGGGGCTCTCTTCAACTGCATGAACAAATGCCTGGCAAAGTATCGCATCAGACACATCCACCCCAAGGCCAAGTATATCAG AGTTTTAGAGAGCCTgctggtttccatggtgacaacTGTGGTGACATTTGCAGCTTCCCTGCTGTTGGGTGAATGTCGTGACCTGTCCTCCCCCACGTCTCACAACACCACA CTCTCTGGCAGTGAGGATGTCAATTCAACCATCCGACAGTTCTTCTGTAGCAATAAGACCTACAATGACATGGCCACGTTGTTCTTCAACCCACAGGAGGTGGCCATCCACCAACTCCTCCACCAGAATG GTACCTTCAGCCCTGTGACACTGTCAGTGTTCTTCCTGCTGTACTTCCTGTTGGCTTGTTGGACCTATGGTGTGTCTGTACCCAGCGGCCTCTTTGTCCCCTCATTGCTCTGTGGGGCGGCGTTTGGACGTCTGGTTGCCAACATCCTAAAAGT GAAACTAGGAATGGACGTCTACCCAGGCACCTTCGCTCTCATCGGGGCCGCCGCCTTTCTCGGAGGCGTGGTCAGAATGACCATCAGCCTGACCGTCATCCTCATTGAATCGACCAATGAGATCACATACGGGTTGCCCATCATGATCACTCTAATG GTTGCCAAGTGGACTGGAGATTTCTTCAACAAGGGCATCTATGACATTCACATTCAGCTGAGAGGAGTTCCACTGCTGGAGTGGGAGACTGAGGTCGAGATGGACAA ACTGACAGCGAGTGATATCATGGAGCCCAACCTGACCTATGTGTACCCCCACACCCGAGTCCAGTCCCTAGTCAGCATCCTGCGCACCACCGTCTACCACTCCTTCCCTGTGGTCACTGAAAACAGGCAGAATGAGCGGGACTTCATGAAGGGCAACATCCTGGTCAGCAACAACATCCACTTCAAG AAATCCAGTGTTATGTCCCGTGCGGGGGAACAGCGACGACGCTGCCAGTCCATGAAGTCATACCCATCCAGCGAGCTGAGGAATGTTTGTGATGAACAGAGTGCTGTGGTAGAGCCtgcagaagagagggaggacctGCTGCAGCAGATGTTAGAGAGGAG ACATGCTCCCTACCCCAACCTGTACCCGGACCAGTCTCCCAGTGAGGAGTGGACCATGGAGGAGCGCTTCCGACCACTCACATTCCACGGCCTCATCCTACGCTCGCAGCTCGTCAACCTGCTCATCAGAGGGGTCTGCTACGCTGAGAACCAATCA TGTGCCACTCAACCCAGGTTGTCGTATGCAGAGATGACTGAAGATTACCCCCGTTACCCTGACATCCATGATCTGGACCTCGCCCTCCTCAACCCCCGCATGATAGTG GATGTCACCCCCTACATGAACCCGAGTCCCTACATAGTGTCACCCAACACCCGCGTCTCCCAAGTGTTCAACCTGTTCAGGACCATGGGCCTGCGACACTTACCGGTGGTCAATGCTGTTGGTGAA ATTGTTGGAATAATCACAAGACATAATTTAACGCACGAGTTCCTTGTGGCCAAACTGCGACAGCACTACATCACTTTTTGA
- the clcn6 gene encoding H(+)/Cl(-) exchange transporter 6 isoform X1 — MACCGNCVCCRCCCREGEARTPEELTILGEIQEEEDEILPRKDYESLDYDRCINEPYVEVLEGTDNRKARKYEAVRWMMVFTIGVTVGLERSACLYRMQGAKPALVELIRVAIAESEPVKSLETTLVATSVTNALQVGLFVDFFVHLFTKIKFSLVGDSVEKCSNTGCLPLSLLELLAFNMTFVFIASVLVLIEPVASGSGIPEIKSYLNGVKIPGIVRLRTFLCKATGVLFSVAGGLFVGKEGPMIHSGAIVGAGLPQFQSITFKRIKFDFPYFRSDRDKRDFVSAGAAAGVAAAFGAPIGGTLFSLEEGSSFWNQGLTWKVLFCSMSATFTLNFFRSGINFNKWGSFQLPGLLNFGEFKCPDGDKNCHLWTAVDLSIFVLMGVVGGLLGALFNCMNKCLAKYRIRHIHPKAKYIRVLESLLVSMVTTVVTFAASLLLGECRDLSSPTSHNTTLSGSEDVNSTIRQFFCSNKTYNDMATLFFNPQEVAIHQLLHQNGTFSPVTLSVFFLLYFLLACWTYGVSVPSGLFVPSLLCGAAFGRLVANILKVKLGMDVYPGTFALIGAAAFLGGVVRMTISLTVILIESTNEITYGLPIMITLMVAKWTGDFFNKGIYDIHIQLRGVPLLEWETEVEMDKLTASDIMEPNLTYVYPHTRVQSLVSILRTTVYHSFPVVTENRQNERDFMKGNILVSNNIHFKKSSVMSRAGEQRRRCQSMKSYPSSELRNVCDEQSAVVEPAEEREDLLQQMLERRHAPYPNLYPDQSPSEEWTMEERFRPLTFHGLILRSQLVNLLIRGVCYAENQSCATQPRLSYAEMTEDYPRYPDIHDLDLALLNPRMIVDVTPYMNPSPYIVSPNTRVSQVFNLFRTMGLRHLPVVNAVGEIVGIITRHNLTHEFLVAKLRQHYITF, encoded by the exons ATGGCGTGTTGTGGGAACTGTGTTTGTTGCCGGTGTTGCTGCAGAGAAGGAGAGGCTCGGACTCCAGAAGAACTG ACAATTCTTGGGGAAAttcaagaggaagaagatgagatTCTACCGAGGAAAGACTATGAG AGCTTGGATTATGACCGGTGCATCAACGAGCCCTACGTGGAGGTTCTGGAGGGGACTGACAACAGG AAAGCCAGAAAGTACGAAGCAGTACGGTGGATGATGGTGTTCACTATTGGAGTCACAGTGGGTTTG GAGAGATCTGCATGTCTGTATCGTATGCAGGGGGCGAAGCCAGCTCTTGTAGAACTGATCCGTGTGGCGATAGCAGAGAGTGAACCAGTCAAAAGTCTGGAGACAACGCTCGTGGCCACTAGTGTAACAAATGCtttgcaa GTGGGGCTGTTTGTGGATTTCTTTGTACATCTCTTCACCAAAATCAAATTTTCTCTGGTTGGTGATT CTGTAGAGAAGTGTAGCAACACAggctgtctccctctgtctctgctggaGCTCCTGGCATTCAACATGACGTTTGTCTTCATTGCCAGTGTGCTTGTCCTCATCGAG CCAGTTGCTTCCGGTTCTGGGATACCAGAAATTAAAAGTTACCTGAATGGCGTGAAAATCCCTGGAATTGTCCGGCTGCGAACTTTTCTGTGCAAGGCTACTGGAGTTCTGTTCAGTGTGGCTGGAG GTCTGTTTGTTGGGAAAGAAGGTCCGATGATACACAGTGGAGCCATTGTGGGAGCTGGCCTTCCTCAG TTTCAGAGCATCACCTTCAAAAGGATCAAATTTGATTTTCCCTATTTCCGCAGTGACAG GGACAAGCGTGACTTTGTGTCAGCTGGGGCTGCTGCCGGAGTAGCTGCTGCCTTCGGTGCTCCTATCGGTGGCACCCTTTTCAGTTTAGAGGAGGGCTCCTCCTTTTGGAATCAAGGCCTCACCTGGAAAGTG CTCTTCTGTTCCATGTCGGCCACTTTCACCCTCAACTTCTTCCGTTCCGGGATCAACTTTAACAAGTGGGGCTCCTTCCAGCTGCCTGGTCTGCTCAACTTTGGAGAGTTTAAG TGTCCAGATGGAGATAAGAACTGCCACCTGTGGACAGCTGTGGACCTGTCCATCTTTGTCCTGATGGGGGTGGTGGGCGGCTTGCTGGGGGCTCTCTTCAACTGCATGAACAAATGCCTGGCAAAGTATCGCATCAGACACATCCACCCCAAGGCCAAGTATATCAG AGTTTTAGAGAGCCTgctggtttccatggtgacaacTGTGGTGACATTTGCAGCTTCCCTGCTGTTGGGTGAATGTCGTGACCTGTCCTCCCCCACGTCTCACAACACCACA CTCTCTGGCAGTGAGGATGTCAATTCAACCATCCGACAGTTCTTCTGTAGCAATAAGACCTACAATGACATGGCCACGTTGTTCTTCAACCCACAGGAGGTGGCCATCCACCAACTCCTCCACCAGAATG GTACCTTCAGCCCTGTGACACTGTCAGTGTTCTTCCTGCTGTACTTCCTGTTGGCTTGTTGGACCTATGGTGTGTCTGTACCCAGCGGCCTCTTTGTCCCCTCATTGCTCTGTGGGGCGGCGTTTGGACGTCTGGTTGCCAACATCCTAAAAGT GAAACTAGGAATGGACGTCTACCCAGGCACCTTCGCTCTCATCGGGGCCGCCGCCTTTCTCGGAGGCGTGGTCAGAATGACCATCAGCCTGACCGTCATCCTCATTGAATCGACCAATGAGATCACATACGGGTTGCCCATCATGATCACTCTAATG GTTGCCAAGTGGACTGGAGATTTCTTCAACAAGGGCATCTATGACATTCACATTCAGCTGAGAGGAGTTCCACTGCTGGAGTGGGAGACTGAGGTCGAGATGGACAA ACTGACAGCGAGTGATATCATGGAGCCCAACCTGACCTATGTGTACCCCCACACCCGAGTCCAGTCCCTAGTCAGCATCCTGCGCACCACCGTCTACCACTCCTTCCCTGTGGTCACTGAAAACAGGCAGAATGAGCGGGACTTCATGAAGGGCAACATCCTGGTCAGCAACAACATCCACTTCAAG AAATCCAGTGTTATGTCCCGTGCGGGGGAACAGCGACGACGCTGCCAGTCCATGAAGTCATACCCATCCAGCGAGCTGAGGAATGTTTGTGATGAACAGAGTGCTGTGGTAGAGCCtgcagaagagagggaggacctGCTGCAGCAGATGTTAGAGAGGAG ACATGCTCCCTACCCCAACCTGTACCCGGACCAGTCTCCCAGTGAGGAGTGGACCATGGAGGAGCGCTTCCGACCACTCACATTCCACGGCCTCATCCTACGCTCGCAGCTCGTCAACCTGCTCATCAGAGGGGTCTGCTACGCTGAGAACCAATCA TGTGCCACTCAACCCAGGTTGTCGTATGCAGAGATGACTGAAGATTACCCCCGTTACCCTGACATCCATGATCTGGACCTCGCCCTCCTCAACCCCCGCATGATAGTG GATGTCACCCCCTACATGAACCCGAGTCCCTACATAGTGTCACCCAACACCCGCGTCTCCCAAGTGTTCAACCTGTTCAGGACCATGGGCCTGCGACACTTACCGGTGGTCAATGCTGTTGGTGAA ATTGTTGGAATAATCACAAGACATAATTTAACGCACGAGTTCCTTGTGGCCAAACTGCGACAGCACTACATCACTTTTTGA
- the nppal gene encoding natriuretic peptide A-like isoform X2, whose amino-acid sequence MHKRRTSSVSIYCLSLLLLLLLLRSSTAKPASGPQSLKQLLEQEVLSAPFDSSEEMDGGMEAKDGNQSEFGAPEKLPWDSSDRSNSGLAAEDNLVARLLKDLLRTSKRSSSRYKKGGLRSCFGVRLERIGSFSGLGC is encoded by the exons ATGCACAAGAGAAGGACCTCCAGTGTTTCCATCTactgcctctctctgctgctgctgctgctgctgctgcggtccTCTACAGCCAAACCCGCGTCCGGTCCACAG AGCTTAAAGCAGCTTTTGGAGCAGGAGGTCCTCAGTGCACCGTTTGATTCCTCggaggagatggatggagggatggaggcgAAGGACGGAAACCAGTCGGAGTTCGGAGCTCCAGAGAAGCTTCCCTGGGACTCTTCGGACCGCAGCAACTCGGGACTGGCCGCCGAAGACAACTTGGTCGCGCGTCTCCTCAAAGACCTCCTGCGGACCTCCAAGCGCTCGTCGAGCCGCTACAAGAAGGGAGGGCTGAGGAGCTGCTTCGGCGTCCGCCTGGAGAGGATCGGCTCCTTCAGCGGACTGGGCTGCTGA
- the nppal gene encoding natriuretic peptide A-like isoform X1, which produces MHKRRTSSVSIYCLSLLLLLLLLRSSTAKPASGPQVSPSQSLKQLLEQEVLSAPFDSSEEMDGGMEAKDGNQSEFGAPEKLPWDSSDRSNSGLAAEDNLVARLLKDLLRTSKRSSSRYKKGGLRSCFGVRLERIGSFSGLGC; this is translated from the exons ATGCACAAGAGAAGGACCTCCAGTGTTTCCATCTactgcctctctctgctgctgctgctgctgctgctgcggtccTCTACAGCCAAACCCGCGTCCGGTCCACAGGTGAGCCCTTCGCAG AGCTTAAAGCAGCTTTTGGAGCAGGAGGTCCTCAGTGCACCGTTTGATTCCTCggaggagatggatggagggatggaggcgAAGGACGGAAACCAGTCGGAGTTCGGAGCTCCAGAGAAGCTTCCCTGGGACTCTTCGGACCGCAGCAACTCGGGACTGGCCGCCGAAGACAACTTGGTCGCGCGTCTCCTCAAAGACCTCCTGCGGACCTCCAAGCGCTCGTCGAGCCGCTACAAGAAGGGAGGGCTGAGGAGCTGCTTCGGCGTCCGCCTGGAGAGGATCGGCTCCTTCAGCGGACTGGGCTGCTGA